The genome window CGATCCTCGCGATACATCCAAGTCTGCAGTTCCGCGATTTGAGCCAAACCCGAAACTCCCACCGGATGTCCTCTCGTTTTCAAACCTCCCGATGCGTTGATCGGAAGTTGTCCGTCCGGATGAGTTTTTCCCTCTTTCACATAACGTAACGCTTTTCCTTTCGGAAACAATCCCGCGTCTTCGGCTCCGATCAACTCGAACGGAGTAAATGCGTCGTGCAACTCGGCGATCTGAATCTGTTCGGGTTTCAGACCCGATTCTTTGTAAGCTCCCGCAAACGCGGAAACGCTGGAAGGAAAACTCAAGAGCCCCGGTGCGGAGGAAAGATTTCCGATTCCGTGTCCGATTCCGGAAACTTTCAAAGGTCGGGAAGAATGCTCGTTTTCAGAGCCGAGCAAAATCGCGCAGCTTCCGTCGGAAAGAGGCGAAATATCGTAAAGACACAAGGGACTCGCGAATAAAGGAGATTTAAAATATTCTTCTTCCGTAATATTCTTTCGGATATGAGCCTTCTCGTTTTTGAGTCCGTTGTCGTGCAGTTTTTTGGAAAGTGCGTAGAGATCCTTTCGATCGTATCCGTACTCGTGCAGATAACGCGTCGCGATCATTCCACCGCCCTGTGCCATCGACATCGCGAATCCTTTTTGTCGTTCCGATAAAACGCTTCCGAGCAGAAGATTATTTTCTTCCCGTTCGAGACGGCTCATGACTTCGGTCGCGATGACGATCCCTCTTTGAAACGCTCCCGATCGTAAAAGATA of Leptospira sanjuanensis contains these proteins:
- a CDS encoding thiolase family protein, whose amino-acid sequence is MSSSVFIIDSELSRFGKTELDYHSLSYQTAAKLLERNFEFEPQFLIFAAMAPERYTGEVFLPARIKESLGLKNCFTIRTETASSSGASALHTATYLLRSGAFQRGIVIATEVMSRLEREENNLLLGSVLSERQKGFAMSMAQGGGMIATRYLHEYGYDRKDLYALSKKLHDNGLKNEKAHIRKNITEEEYFKSPLFASPLCLYDISPLSDGSCAILLGSENEHSSRPLKVSGIGHGIGNLSSAPGLLSFPSSVSAFAGAYKESGLKPEQIQIAELHDAFTPFELIGAEDAGLFPKGKALRYVKEGKTHPDGQLPINASGGLKTRGHPVGVSGLAQIAELQTWMYREDRFQNGLALSIGGLGVNNFATILSKV